The Amycolatopsis sp. QT-25 genomic sequence CGGCCTTCGCGCGTTCAGGAACGCTCGTGACAGACCGAGGACGGAGCTGGCGACGACCATCACGCCGAGCAGGACGCGCAGGAGGTCGTTCGGCAGCCCGCCGTCGATCAAGGCGTGCGACAGGATCGGCGCGGCGAACGCGCTGGGGACCGAACCGCAGAGCAGCCAGCGGACGATGCGCAGATCCGCCGTTCCGGACCGCAGGTGCACCGCGGCGCCGAAGGGTTTCATGATCGCGGACGCCACGAGGTCGGACGCGATCGCCGCCGCGGGCGGGACGTGGAACACGCCGATGAGCAGTGGCGTCAGCAGGGCGCCGCCGCCCATGCCGGTCAGGCCGATCACCCCGCCGAGCAGGAAGGCGGTCGCCACCAGCGCGGGATCGATCAGCACGTCCGGCCCGCCGCGGCGAGTTCGGCCGTCGAGTCCGTGCTCGCGGCGGCCTCCGCCATCCCGGCGGCCGTCGTGCTTCCGTCCTCCGGGTCGAGCAGGAGGAAGCTGCCGGTGATCCGGTCGTCCCGGTACGGTTCGATCGGCAGCGGTTCCGCGGTCAGGATCGAGACGACCGCGATGTCGTTGCCGCCGATGACGTCCCCGGCCGGGGTGTACGACATCGTGGTGAGGTCGAGGGTGGAGCGGATGTCGCGCAGTACGCCCCGAGCCGTGCGGGTGCCGTGCTTGACCAGCAGCGGTTCGCCTTCCCGCAGCCGATGGTCGGACACACAGCAGATGACCGCGGTGAACTCGGTGGCGAGCACGGGTGCCGGGAGCCCCGCGATGAGATCTCCGCGCGACACGTCGACGTCGTCGGCCAGCTGTATTTCCACCGATTGGCCGGGCTCGGCCCGCTCGACCGGATCACCGAGCCGGCGCACACGACGCACCCGCGACCGCGTCCGGGACGGCAGGATCAGGACTTCGTCACCGGGCGCCAGCGAACCCGTGCCCAGCCGTCCGGCGTAGAACCGTGCCGGTTCCTCGGCGCCGCGCAGGACGCACTGCACCGGCAGCCGCGCCGGACCCGCGGCCGCCGCGGATCCGGCAGGGACCTCTTCGAGGTGCTTCAGCAACGTCGGTCCGTCGTACCACGGAGTTCTCTGCGAGCGGGTCACCACGTTGTCCCCGCGCAGGGCGGAAAGCGGGATCACCACCACGTCTTCGACGCCCAAGCGGCGGGTGCAGTCCAGGACTTCGTCCCTCAGCCGGGTGAAGCGGCCCTCGTCGAAGCCGACCGCGTCCATCTTGTTCACCGCCACGATCACATGGGGCACCCGGAGCAGGGAGGCCGCCGCGAGATGCCGTCGAGCCTGATCCCGCAGGCCCGTCCGGACGTCGACCAGGACAACCACGGCGTCCACCAGTGACATGCCGCTGACGGTGTTCCGGTTGTACTGCACGTGACCCGGTGTGTCCGCCAGGACGAACCGGCGGTGGGCGGTGGAAAAGTAGCGAAAGGCCACGTCGATGGTGATGCCCTGTTCTCGTTCGGCCCGTAAGCCGTCGGTGAGCAGGGCGAGGTCCACCTCGAGACCGTCGGTTCCGCCCAGCGCGTCGAACTGGTCGGTGAACACCGAATCCGAATCGATCAGGAGCCTGCCGACGAGGGTCGATTTCCCGTCGTCGACGCTTCCGGCGGTCGCCAGCCGCAGCAGGCCGCCCGTCGTGCCCGCGTCCCTCGTCATCAGAAGTAGCCCTCCCGCTTGCGGTCCTCCATGGCCGTGGCGGACAGGCGGTCGTCGGCGCGCGTCGCCCCGCGCTCGCTCACCTGGCTCTCCATGACCTCGCGCAGTACGTCCTCGGTCGTCTTCGCCACCGATTCGACTGCTCCGGTGCACGACATGTCCCCCACCGTCCGGTACCGCACCGAAAGCGTGGTGAGCGTTTCACCGGGACGCGGACCGCCCCAGGAGCCGGGGGCGAGGAGCATGCCGTCGCGCCGGAAGACCTCTCGCCGGTGGGTGAGGTAGATGGGCGGGAGCGGTACGTCGTGGCGGACGATGTAGCTCCACACGTCGGCCTCGGTCCAGTTGGACAGCGGGAAGACACGAAGATGCTCGGTGGGCCGGAGCCTGCCGTTGTAGAGCTGCCACAGCTCCGGCCGCTGGCGCCGGGGTTCCCAGCCGCCCAGCGGGTCGCGCACCGAGAACACGCGTTCCTTGGCTCTGGCTCGATCCTCGTCGCGACGGGCCCCGCCGAACAGCGCGTCGAATCCGCCGGTCCGGATCGCGTCGAGCAACAGGCGGGTCTGCTGGGGGTTGCGCAACCCGTCCGGGCGTTCGCTCAGCCTGCCCGAGTCGATCCAGTCTTGGACACTCGCCACCGTCAGGTCCAGCCCGTGCCGTTCGACGATCTCGTCCCGGAACGCCAGGACCTCGGGGAAGTTGTGCCCGGTGTCGACATGCAGGAGGCCGAAAGGCAGCTTCGACGGCGCGAACGAACGCAGCGCGAGGTGCAGCAGCACCGCCGAATCCTTGCCGCCCGAGAACAGCAGTACCGGTCGCTGCGACTCGGCGACGGCCTCCCTGATGATGTGCGCCGCCTCGGACTCCAAGGTCTCCAGCTGGGCGGGCTCGGACGGGGCGGTGGGACCGGATCGGCTCACCGGCCGGTCGACGGCGGACAGGGTCACAGCAGTTCCCATTCGTTCAGCGCGGCGCGCAGCCGCCTCACGGTCAGTTCGACGGGTTCTTCCTGGGTGTGCAGCCGGAGATCCGGACGTGCCGGGACTTCGTAGGGGTCGTCGACCCCGGTGAGCCCGACCAGCTGCCCGGACCGCTGTTTCGCGTAAAGCCCTTTCACGTCACGACCGGAGCAGACGTCCAGTGGTGTCGCCACGTGCACTTCCCGGTAAGCCGTTCCCCCGTGGAGGTGTTGCTCCCGGATGGCGGTCCTGGTGGCGGCGTACGGGGCGATGACCGGAACGAGGACCTTGATCCCGTTCCGGGCCAGCAAGTGGGCCACCCACCCGACGCGGAAGACGTTGATGTCCCGGTCCGCACGGGAGAATCCGAGACCGTTCGACAGTTTCGCCCGGAATTCGTCCCCGTCGAGCACTTCGACCTTGTGCCCGTCACCGCGGAGACTGACCGCCAGTTCCCGGGCGATCGTCGACTTGCCGGAGCTGGGCAGTCCGGTGAACCAGATGGTCGCGCCGCGGTCACGCACGGGGACCTTGCTGTTGCCCGCGGCGGCGAAGGGCGCGTCTTGCGTACGCGTTGCGGAAATCGAATCGACATGGCTGTTCACGAGATCTCCAAGCAGAGTAGAAGCTGGAAATACTTTGAGGAAGCTCAGACGAAATTCTTCTGCAATTCGCTGCGTTCGCCTCGGTGCTGGGGAGACAGGCAGCCGGGGAACCGTTCTTCGACCCAGTCCCGGTCGTAAAGGGTGTCCAGGTAACGGTCACCGAGATCGGGGGAGAGGGCCACCGCGGTCACGTGATCGGGAAGATCCTTGAGGTAGTGCTCCACCGCGCTGAGCACCGTGCCGGACGAGCCGCCGAGGAGATAGCCTCTCGCCGCGAGGCGATGGCACATCTGCACCGCTTCGCGTTCGTCCTGCATGACCACGTCGTGGACGACGGAGGGATCGACCAGTTCGGGTTTCCGGCTGGTGCCGAGGCCGGGGAGGAATCGTGGCCCTGGCTCCCCGCCGAAGGTGACCGAACCGGTGCTGTCGACGGCGATGATCTTGGCGCGGTGCCCGTGGTCACGGAGGTAACGGGCACATCCCATCAGCGTGCCGGTGGTGCCCGCGCCGATGAAAATGTAGTCGACCGAAGGGAATTGGGCGAACACCGCCGGCGCGGTATGCCGGTAGTGCGCCAGCCAGTTTTCCGCGTTCGCGTACTGGTTCAGCCAGACGTGCCGCGAATCGGTGGCGCACAATTCCTGCACGGCGCGGATCCGGGTACCGAGGTAGCCGCCGGTCTCGTCGAGCTGCGTGACCACGACGACCTCGCCGCCCATGCTTTCGATCAACCGGCGGACGCCGGGATTCGCTCGTGGGTCGGTGACGCAGAGGAACCGGTATCCCCGACTGGCGGCGATGATGGCCAGTGCGATGCCGAGGTTTCCGGACGACGACTCGACGATGACGGTGTCTTCGCCGAGCAGGTTCGCGCGCTCGGCGGCGTCCACCATCGACCGCGCCGCTTTCAGTTTGATCGAACCGGCGAGGTTGAAATTCTCGCATTTCAGATACACGGATTTTCCGAAGAACGATTGCAGATCGATGTAGACGTCTTCGATGATCAGATCTTCTGGTGCGCGGACGATGGGCATGACGAGTAGACCCCCAATGCTTGCCGCAGAACCTCGACTAATCTCTCACAGCGCGGCTGAGCTACGTTCCGACGGACGCACGAAGTTGTCGTCTTCGCGCATCCGTTCGTACTGGGCGGCCGCCCATTCGACGTGGTCGCGCAGACCGTTCTCGGCCGGGAAGTCCGCGAAGGCGGGAATGCGCTCGGTCGGCGGCTCTATTCCCGTACTGTTCAGCACCCTGCGGTAGAAATAGTCGGCGCCGTGGTTGCTCAGCGCCAGCTCTGGTTGTGGCCGCCACCGCAGCTGGTCTTCCTCGAAGCGCAGATCCCAGGCGGAGAGGACGCGCTCGAAGATCGGCCCCGGTGCCGTCCGGTAATCGTGGCTGTCGACGAGCAGATACTCGACGCCGTGTTCGCGGCAATGGGCGAGCTGGCCGACAAGGTCGTGCCAGCCGGTTTCGGCGAGCGGGAACTGCGTGGGGAGATCATGCGACGCTTTGATCCGGCGGCGGGAGCTGATCGTCAGCCGGGGGTCCCGGACGAGGAAGACCACCGGATGCGCGGTCCGTGCGAGCAGTCGCGGGAAATGCTCGCCGACCTGAAAGGTCATCTCCTTGACGAGCAGCTTCTTGCCGTCTTTGGGCGGGATCACCGTGTGGAGGTCGAGTGGATCGGCGAGAACGGCGTCGGCGTGATCGGGGTCCAGCGCCCGGTAGTGCGTCGATTCGTACGGCTCGTGCGAGTAGTAGCGGATCTCCGGGTTGTTCCACAGCACTCGTGCGAACGCCGTCGACGCGCAGCGGGGAGGGCCGACGACCAGATGGATGTCTTCCGGGTTGTCCATGAAAGGGGCTCCTCGGTGGTGGATCGGGTGGCGCGGCGGCCGGATTCGTCACCAGCGCCTGGTTTCGCCGACGAAGTCCTCGATCTCGATCACGGAACCGTCGAGGCGAGCCTGCTCCAGGACGTGGTTGCCGACCGCCAAATCGAGTACGCCGAGTCCGAAGGGTGAGAAGATCGTCGGGCGATCGGGCGCGAGGGTGATCTCGTGGCGCAGCACATCGCCGATGGTGCCGTTGATGAATTCCCTGCCGCCGGAAAGGCGTTCGGCGAGATGGGGTGAGGTGTCGGCCTTCAGGCAGTGTTCGACGTCATCGAGAACGTTGTTCGAGCGCAACAACAATTCGGGCGGGAGGTCACGCAGCGAGATGTTGAGCAGCAGCTGGTCGTCCCGGAACGCGGTTTCGGCCGGTACATAGGGAGCCGCCGCCGTGGTGGCGAAGACGACGAGTTGGGGGTCGAACGTTTCGGACAGGCTTTCGGCCCGCCGCGCCGTCAAGCCGTGCACCTGACGGGCGTGCTCCACCAACAGGTCGGCACTGCCGGGATCGCGGTCGTAGACCACGACCTCACTGAGCTTCGGCAGGGTTTCGACCAGATAGTCGGCGATGGTGCGTGCGATGACGCCCGCGCCGAGGAAAGACACGTTCACGGCGTTGGCGCCCTGAGGCAGTTCGCGGGCGGCCAAGGCCGCGGAAGCCGCGGTCCGCGCCGCGCTGATGCCCGCCGCCTCCACACAGGCGATGGGGTAACCGGTCTCGTAGTCGTTGATCAGCAATACCGCCGAGGCTCGCGGCCTGCTGGACGCGACATTGTCCGGGAAGCTGGCGATCCATTTCATGCCGATCCGGTCGACATCGCCGCCCAGATAGCTCGGCAACGCGATGACCCGTGAATTCGGTTTGTCCGGAAAGCGCAGGAAGTAGCTGTCCGGATTGACGCTTTGTCCGGAATCATGCAACAGGTAGGTTTTTCGAATCAGGTCGATAACGGTGTTCCGGGAGTTGTCGATGATGTTCTTGACCGCTTTTCCCGGAACTATGGACAGCGATGACATCCGTCTCCTTGCTCGTTTCGCGCGGTTATCGGCTGCTGGGCATGCCCGTGCCTCGCTGCCGGGCGAATCCGGAAGCGTTTTTCGGCGACGTCGTTCGACTCCGTGCGTGCCGGCTTTTCACTGTCCGTCGGACGACGGGATGGGACGACCTTCACCGGACTCGCTCATGGTCGATACGCGAGCGATCAGCTCATATGCTGCTTCGTCCGCTCATGTAAACCCCCAATGGCGAAGTTCCCGAAACGTGGGACGCTGCTTGGTCGGTTAACATCATCGTTACCCGGACTGGCGACGAGGTACCGCCAAACGGAGGTTTCGACGATAAGTACTCCCGGCCGGAAAAAAACTGTCGACTGGCTGAAATCGGCCGGGTGAGCGCGATACGGGAAAGGCCGGGTATTCGATTTCCGTCACGCAGGGCGCCGCGGCGGAATCGAAATGCTCGCGCACGGGAGCGGGCGATACGGATTTCGTCACCGAACGCGAACAGCCGCCGGCGTGACCTGATCGGCCACGGTACCGGCGGCTGCACGCCCGCCTCAGGAGCCGAGACGGGTCACTCCGAAGATCCTTACTGGGGTGCCGCACCGCCGAGACCGTGGGCGGTGGCGCCCGGCTGCAGCGCGGTGAGCGTCGTCAGCTCGGCCTTGTCGCCGCCCTCGGTGTGGATGATCTTCTTGTTGCGGCGGTTGCGTTTCTCGAGGTATCTGGCCAGCGCGGTGAGCAGCAGGCACAGGGTGATGTAGATGGCCGCGATGACGATCGTGGTCGGCACGATCGGGCGGCTGAACGCTCCCTGCGAGCCGACGAACCGGGCGTAGTAGAGCAGTTCCTCGTAGGTGATCAGGAAGCCGAGCGCGGTGTCCTTCAACAGGACGACCAATTGGCTGACGATCGTCGGCAGCATCGCCCTGACGGCCTGCGGGAGGAGTACGAAGAACATCACCTGGGTCTTGCGCATCCCCAAGGCGTACGCGGCTTCCGACTGCCCCTTCGGCAACGAGAGGATACCGGCGCGGAAGACTTCGGCGAGGACGGAACCGTTGTAGAGGGTGAGCCCCAGCACCACGGCGAGGAAGGGCGTCATCCGCACGTCCACGACCGGGAGGCCGTAGTAGAAGAGGAACATCAAGATCAGCAACGGGATCGCGCGGAACAGTTCCACGACGGCCGTCGAGATACCGCGGATCCAGGCGTGATCGGAAAGCCTGCCCGCCGCGAAGACCGCGCCGAAGACGAGCGCGAGCACGGCGCCGGCCGCGAAAGCCTTCAACGTGGCCAAGACGGCTTTGAGCAGATCTTCCTGAACTTGCTTGTACTGGAGCCATTCCCACTTGCGGGCGGTGAACTGCCCGCTGTCGTGGAAGCGGTAGACCACGTAGGCGATCAGCGCGATCACCGCGACGACACCGACGGCGGCCAGCACCCGGTGCCGGACGCGGGCCTTCGGGCCGGGAAGGTCGAACAGGACGTTGCTCATCGGCTGACGCTCCACCGCTTTTCAAGGGACCGCTGAACATAGGAGAGGATCGCGACCAGGATGAGGAACCCGAGGGTCACCCACAGCAGACCGATGAGTTGGTCCTCCCCGCGCTCCGACAGGTACTGGCGGATCGCTCCCGCTTCGGTCACCGAGAACCCGGCGGCGATCGTGGTGTTCTTGAGCAGGGCGATGAGGGTGCTCATGATCGGTGGCACCACCGAGCGGATCGCCTGGGGCAGCACGATCTGCCCGATGATCTGACCGAAGTTGAGGCCGAGCGCGCGAGCGGCTTCGGCCTGGCCCACCGGGACGGTGTTGATCCCGGAGCGGACCACCTCGCAGATGAAGGCCGCCGTGTACATGGTCAAGGCCACGGCCGCGGCCACGAAGTAGGACAGGCCGACGATGTTCAGCAGCGGATAAGCGAAAGCGAAGAACAGGAACACCAAGGTCAGCGGGGTGTTCCGCACGAGGGTGACATAGGTCGTCCCCGCGGCACGGAAGACCGGCACCGGGCTGACCCGCAGCATGGCGATGAGAGTGCCGAGAACGAGGCTGGCGACCGCGGCCAGGAGGAACAGGTAGATCGTGTTCAGGAAGAACGGACCGAAGAGATCCAGGTTATCGAGTAGGACGTCCATGCAACTTTCCCCGCCGCCGGAGTGGTGATAAGGATCGCCGGTGGTTCCTCATCGGGACCACCGGCGATTCGGGTCGTACTTCGGTCAGTACCGGTCGAGGGCAGGCTTCTGCGCCGGGGAACCGGACTTGCCGAGGGTGGCGTCGTAGATCTTCTGCCACGTGCCGTCGTCGAGCGCGGTCTGCAGAACGTCGTTGACCTTGTCGCGAAGCGCCTTGTCGTCCTTGTTCATGCCGACGCCGTAGGGCTCCTTCGAGAAGGTCTTGCCGACGACCTTGAGCTGCTCGGGCTCCTGCGCGGCGTAGCCCTTCAGGATGGCGTCGTCGGTGGTGAGGGCGTCGACCTCCTTGGAGATCACCTTCTCGACGCACTGCGAGTAGCCCTGGAACTCGACGATGTTGCCGGCTTCGGTCAGGCCCTGTTCCCGGACCCGCTGGACCGGAGTGGATCCCGTCGCCGAGCAGACCTTCTTGCCCTTCAAGGTTTCCGGGCCGGTGATGGAGCTGTCGTCCTTGCGGACCAAGAGGTCCTGCCCGGCCACGAAGTACGGGCCCGCGAAGGAGACGAGCTGCTTGCGCTTGTCCGAGATCGTGTAAGTGCCGACGTAGTAGTCGATGTCGCCGTTGGCGATCGCCTGCTCACGGCCGAGGGACTGGACCGGCTTGAAAGTGATCTTGTCCTCGGGATAGCCGAGGTTGGCCGCGATCAGCCGGGCGATCTCGATGTCGAAGCCCGAGTACTTGCCGGTCGTCGGGTCCTTCTGGCCGAGTCCTGGCTGGTCGTCCTTGACCCCGATGATCAGGCCGCCGCGAGCCTTGAACTTGGCGAAGGTCGGCGAGCCCGCGACGTCGGCGTTCTGCGCCACGGCGTAGGTGGGCAGCGAGGCGGCGTTCGTACCCGCGGCGCCGTCGCCCGCGGCCGGGGCTCCTTCTTTGCCGCACGCGGTCAAGGCGAGGCTGCCGACGAGCAGCCCGGTCACCAGGGCGCGGATTTTCATGCGGATCTCCTGTGGTTTGGTGCTTCCTGAAACCATTTCAGTGGGTCAAGATCTTGCCGAGGAAATCCTTCGCCCGGTCGGATTTGGGCCGGGTGAAGAAGTCCTCCGGGGTCGAGTCCTCGACGATTTCCCCCTCCGCCATGAAGATCACCCGGTTCGCCGCCCGCCGGGCGAAGCCCATCTCGTGGGTGACGACCAGCATCGTCATCCCGTCCTTCGCGAGCCCGGTCATGACGTCCAGGACCTCCTGGACCATTTCCGGGTCGAGCGCGGAGGTCGGCTCGTCGAACAGCATCACCTTGGGACGCATGGCCAGCGCACGGGCGATCGCCACGCGCTGTTGCTGGCCGCCGGAGAGCTGCGCCGGGTACTTGTCGGCCTGATTGGCGATCCCGACCCTGGTGAGCAGCTCCATCGCCGCCTTGCGGGCCTCGGCCTCCGAGGCCTTGCGGACCTTCATCGGGGCCAGCATGACGTTCTCGACGATCGTCTTGTGCGCGAACAGGTTGAACGACTGGAACACCATGCCGACGTCGGCACGGAGCGCCGCGAGCGCCTTTCCCTCGGCGGGCAGCGGAACGCCGTCGACGGCGATCTCGCCGGAGTCGATCGGTTCGAGGCGGTTGATCGCCCGGCACAGCGTGGACTTACCGGATCCCGACGGGCCGAGTACCACGACGACCTGCCCCTTGGGCACCTCGAGGTTGATCTCCTTGAGCACGTGGAGGTCGCCGAAGTACTTGTTCACGGCGGCTGCCTTGATCATCAATGGCGCCACGTCCGTGGTCATCTGGCCTCCAAAATCCGCTCGCCGGGAAGTGGGCGAGTGTCCTGCGTATGTCGGGGAAACCTACCCCGGTGCGCGGCGGGGAGCCTGAGCTTTGAGGAACACTTAGGGTTTCAAGTAGGTATCGATGTCCGTTACGCGGTGAGACCCGGGCCGCCCGGTTGCCGGGTACGGGGTGCGCGGATGGAGCAGGCGAGCGCTCGCCGCGGCGTCGCCGGTGACTCGGCGTGAGTATCGCCGGAGGTGCCCGAGAGGAAGGATGGCCGAGGTGCGGGTGCTGCTTGTCGAGGATGACGATCGGGTCGCGGACGCCCTCGTCCCGGCGTTGGTGTCCCGTGGGCTGGCGATGACCCGGCTCGCCTCCGGAGCGGGGGTGCTCGATCAGGTGGCCCGGTTCGACGTCGTCCTGCTCGATCTCGGGCTGCCGGACATCGACGGGGTGGAGCTGTGCCGCCGCATTCGCGCGGAAAGTGACGTCGCGGTGATCGTGGTGTCGGCCCGCGGCGAGGTGGGGGACCGGATCCTCGGCCTGCGCGCCGGGGCGGACGACTATCTGGTCAAGCCGTACGACGTCGATGAACTGCTGGCCAGGGTCGACGCGGTGAGACGCAGACGCGGCGAACGGGAAGCGGCTTCCAGCCCCGAGGTTGTGCGGCTCGGCGACGTCACGGTGGACCTCGCCCGCCACGAGGTGCTGGTGGCGGGCACCCCGGTCGCTCTCTCCCGCAAGGAATTCCAGGTGTTCGCGTTGCTGGTCCGCGCGCGCGGCGCGGTGTGCCCGCGGGAGCAGTTGCTGACGAGGGTGTGGGGGCACAGCGGAGCGGCGGAGAGCCGCTCGCTCGACGTCCATGTCGCGACCCTGCGCACCAAGCTGGGCCGCCCCACCCTGATCGAGACCGTCCGCGGGGTCGGTTACCGGCTCCGCGAGGGATGGGACTGACCGGTGAGGGTCCGCCTGCAGGGGATCGTGCTCATCCTGGTCTCACTGGTGGTGTTCGGGCTCGGCGTCCCGCTGGCGCTGAGCCTGGCCGACGGTGTGCGGCAGCGGCTGTTCCTCGACCGCCTCACGGATACGGCCCGGTTCGCCTCCCTCGCCGAACGGCCGTTGCTGGACGACCGGTTCGCCGATCTCGACCAGCAGATGCGCCGGTACGCGGAGGTCTACGGCGTCGAGGTGGCGGTGGTGGACCGGGATCTTCGCCAGGTGATCGGCACCGCCGGCGACCTGTCGGCGGATCCCCGGGTCGCCGACGCGATCCGCGACGCGCTGGCCGGCCGTCACCAGGGCCCCGGCGAGCGGCTGACCCCGTGGAGCACGGCGCCGCTGGTGCTCACCGAACCGGTTCTGGTCGACGGTGACGTCCGCGGAGCGGCCATCACGATCTCGGACACCTCCCGTGCCCGTACGGAGGTGCTCTGGCAATGGTTGTCGCTCGCCGTCGGCGGAGCGCTCGCTTTCGTGCTCGCGCTGTTGCTGACCACCCCGGTCGTCCGGTGGATCCTGCGCCCCGTGCATCGGCTGGACGACGCGACCGAATATCTGGTGACCGCCGTGCTGAGCGGGCGCGAAGCCGACCCCGTCGGGGAAAGTGGCGGACCACCCGAGCTTCGCCAACTGGCCCGTTCGTTCGACCGGATGGCAGGCCGGGTGTCCGCGGCGCTGGCGGCGCAGCGGGCTTTCGTCGCGGACGCCTCCCATCAGCTGCGGAATCCGCTCACCGCGTTGAAGATCCGGCTCGGCAACGTCAAGTCGAAGGTGGAAGGCGAATCCGCGACGGAGCTGGCGGCGGCCATGGTCGACGCCGACCGCTTGTACCGGCTCGTCGACGACCTGCTGTCGATGGCGAAGGCGGAGGGGTCCGGGAACGAGCTGGTTCCGGTCGTCGTGGGTGACCTGGTCGACCAGAGGGTCGAAGACTGGTCGGTCGTCTTCGAGTCCCGTGACGTCGTCTTGGCGGCCGAGCCGACGGACGAGACGATGCGGGTCCTGCTCCCGCCGGACGGTTTGACCGTCGTCCTCGACTCGCTGCTGGACAACGCCCTCAAGTTCAGCGAGCCGGGAACCGAGGTGAAGGTTTCGGTGCGCTCCGCCGGGGACCGGGTGACGATCGCCGTCCGGGACCACGGCCCCGGCCTGCGGTCCGAGGACCTGGATCGCGCGACCGACCGGTTCTGGCGCGGGGCGCGGCACCAGAACGTGCAGGGCTCCGGGCTGGGGCTGGCGATCGTGCGGGAAATCGTCACCAGATCCGACGGCACCTTGGCCCTGGAGTCGCCGGAAGACGGCGGACTGCTGGCTTCGGTGACCTTTCCCGCCCACCTTCCTTGAGATCTTCGAGGCACGGGCGGTTCAGGGCTTGCCTTCGCGGAAGTAGCGGAGCGCACCCGGATGCAGGGGCAGAGGCTCGGTTTCGATGCCGGGATGCACGTCGATCGACAAGGCGGCCGGGTTGACCTCCGCCAGCCGGGTGCGGGCGCCGAACAGGCCCGCCGTCAGTCCCCGGGCGAGGTCGTCGGGCATCGAGGACCGGACGATCAGGAAGTTCGGTACCAGCAGGGTGGTCACCGGCTTCTCCTGGTGATAGGTGCTGGCCGGAATGGTCGCGGTGCCGTAGACCGGGCTGATCTCCCGCATCCGCGGAATGAAGTCTTCGAGGTCGAGGAGCCTGACCCGCGTGCTGCCCGCCGCTTCGGCGAGGCGGACGGTAGGCAGGCCGCCGGACCAGAAGAAGGCGTCGATCTCGCCGCGGGTGAGGGCGGTCAGCGAATCCTGGAAGCCGAGCTGCCGAGTCGTCACCCGGCCGGACAAACCGGCGATGGTCAGCAGGCGGTGCGCGATGTACTCGACGCCGGAATCGGGCGCGCCGATCGCCACCCGGTGCTCCTTCAGCTGCTCGATGGCGGTGATCGACGAGTCGGCGCGGACGACGACGTGCAGGTAGTCGTCGTGGATACGGGCGAGGGCGGCGATCCCGGTGGGTTGATCGGCCGCGACGTCGGCGGCGACGAAGGCGATGTCGGCTTGATCGGACCGGAGACGGGCGAGGTTGTCCAGCGACCCTTGCGTCTCCTGCACCTCGGGGAGCGCGATCTCCAGATCGGCCGCCCAGGCCGCGGCGAGCGGCTTCGCGAGCGGCAGGTACACGCCGCCGGGGTTGCCGGCCGCGATGCGCAGGTGCAGCGGGCCGACGCCGGGGTCACATCCGGTGACCAGGGCGCAGACCACGGCGATCACCGCCGCCAGCACCCCTGGTCTCCTCATGAGGGTCGATCGTGCCATGAAACCCCGCCCGCGTACCCTCGAAGGCGAGATGAGCGCGCGAACCTACCAGATCCGCACCTTCGGCTGCCAGATGAACGTGCACGACTCCGAACGTCTTGCCGGGCAGCTCGAGGACGCCGGCTACGTTCCGGGTGACGGCGAGGCCACACCCGACCTGATCGTGTTCAACACCTGCGCCGTGCGGGAGAACGCGGACAACAAGCTGTACGGCACCCTCGGCCACTTGCGGCCGCAGAAGACCGCGAAGCCGGACATGCAGATCGCGGTCGGCGGCTGCCTCGCGCAGAAGGACCGCGGCGAGATCGTCAACCGCGCCCCGTGGGTCGACGTGGTGTTCGGTACGCACAACATCGGCGCGCTGCCGACGTTGCTGGAACGCGCGCGGCACAACGCCGAGGCCGAGGTCGA encodes the following:
- a CDS encoding GTP-binding protein codes for the protein MTRDAGTTGGLLRLATAGSVDDGKSTLVGRLLIDSDSVFTDQFDALGGTDGLEVDLALLTDGLRAEREQGITIDVAFRYFSTAHRRFVLADTPGHVQYNRNTVSGMSLVDAVVVLVDVRTGLRDQARRHLAAASLLRVPHVIVAVNKMDAVGFDEGRFTRLRDEVLDCTRRLGVEDVVVIPLSALRGDNVVTRSQRTPWYDGPTLLKHLEEVPAGSAAAAGPARLPVQCVLRGAEEPARFYAGRLGTGSLAPGDEVLILPSRTRSRVRRVRRLGDPVERAEPGQSVEIQLADDVDVSRGDLIAGLPAPVLATEFTAVICCVSDHRLREGEPLLVKHGTRTARGVLRDIRSTLDLTTMSYTPAGDVIGGNDIAVVSILTAEPLPIEPYRDDRITGSFLLLDPEDGSTTAAGMAEAAASTDSTAELAAAGRTC
- the cysD gene encoding sulfate adenylyltransferase subunit CysD, translating into MGTAVTLSAVDRPVSRSGPTAPSEPAQLETLESEAAHIIREAVAESQRPVLLFSGGKDSAVLLHLALRSFAPSKLPFGLLHVDTGHNFPEVLAFRDEIVERHGLDLTVASVQDWIDSGRLSERPDGLRNPQQTRLLLDAIRTGGFDALFGGARRDEDRARAKERVFSVRDPLGGWEPRRQRPELWQLYNGRLRPTEHLRVFPLSNWTEADVWSYIVRHDVPLPPIYLTHRREVFRRDGMLLAPGSWGGPRPGETLTTLSVRYRTVGDMSCTGAVESVAKTTEDVLREVMESQVSERGATRADDRLSATAMEDRKREGYF
- the cysC gene encoding adenylyl-sulfate kinase; the encoded protein is MNSHVDSISATRTQDAPFAAAGNSKVPVRDRGATIWFTGLPSSGKSTIARELAVSLRGDGHKVEVLDGDEFRAKLSNGLGFSRADRDINVFRVGWVAHLLARNGIKVLVPVIAPYAATRTAIREQHLHGGTAYREVHVATPLDVCSGRDVKGLYAKQRSGQLVGLTGVDDPYEVPARPDLRLHTQEEPVELTVRRLRAALNEWELL
- the sbnA gene encoding 2,3-diaminopropionate biosynthesis protein SbnA, translating into MPIVRAPEDLIIEDVYIDLQSFFGKSVYLKCENFNLAGSIKLKAARSMVDAAERANLLGEDTVIVESSSGNLGIALAIIAASRGYRFLCVTDPRANPGVRRLIESMGGEVVVVTQLDETGGYLGTRIRAVQELCATDSRHVWLNQYANAENWLAHYRHTAPAVFAQFPSVDYIFIGAGTTGTLMGCARYLRDHGHRAKIIAVDSTGSVTFGGEPGPRFLPGLGTSRKPELVDPSVVHDVVMQDEREAVQMCHRLAARGYLLGGSSGTVLSAVEHYLKDLPDHVTAVALSPDLGDRYLDTLYDRDWVEERFPGCLSPQHRGERSELQKNFV
- the sbnB gene encoding 2,3-diaminopropionate biosynthesis protein SbnB, with the protein product MSSLSIVPGKAVKNIIDNSRNTVIDLIRKTYLLHDSGQSVNPDSYFLRFPDKPNSRVIALPSYLGGDVDRIGMKWIASFPDNVASSRPRASAVLLINDYETGYPIACVEAAGISAARTAASAALAARELPQGANAVNVSFLGAGVIARTIADYLVETLPKLSEVVVYDRDPGSADLLVEHARQVHGLTARRAESLSETFDPQLVVFATTAAAPYVPAETAFRDDQLLLNISLRDLPPELLLRSNNVLDDVEHCLKADTSPHLAERLSGGREFINGTIGDVLRHEITLAPDRPTIFSPFGLGVLDLAVGNHVLEQARLDGSVIEIEDFVGETRRW
- a CDS encoding amino acid ABC transporter permease; translated protein: MSNVLFDLPGPKARVRHRVLAAVGVVAVIALIAYVVYRFHDSGQFTARKWEWLQYKQVQEDLLKAVLATLKAFAAGAVLALVFGAVFAAGRLSDHAWIRGISTAVVELFRAIPLLILMFLFYYGLPVVDVRMTPFLAVVLGLTLYNGSVLAEVFRAGILSLPKGQSEAAYALGMRKTQVMFFVLLPQAVRAMLPTIVSQLVVLLKDTALGFLITYEELLYYARFVGSQGAFSRPIVPTTIVIAAIYITLCLLLTALARYLEKRNRRNKKIIHTEGGDKAELTTLTALQPGATAHGLGGAAPQ